The nucleotide sequence ACATTTATTCGCACTTTCTTGATCTAAAAAACAAACTTCTTTGTTGTTGTCGATGAATTGTGAAATTAAATTGTAAATTTTTAGTTTTTTGTCCACATTGATAACAAATAAAATGTCCGAAAGTTGTGCGATTAAGCAGTTTCGAATTAAAAAATTGATTTTATAGCAATGTGTATTTGGTTTAAATGAACTCATCAATAATGAATTTTTTTGTTCGTTTGCTTTATTTTTAAAACCATTTGCTAAAACGGTAATCAATTTATGTTTTTCTAATATTTTTTCATTTGCAAATTTTTCAAATTTAGCAAAGTCAGACATTAAAAAGATGCAATTTGGATACCAATTTAAAATTTGCTCAAGTACTTGTTGCGAATGTTCATTTCAATTTGCTGCAACAATTGTAATGACTTTATTTTTGTGCTTCAACAAGTTTAAATCACCACTAAAATATAATTCTTTGAATGTCAAATTTTTGTTTGCCAACAAATAATATTGTTCGAACTCATTTGAGTTAATTTTTAAAATATTTGAATTTAAGTTATTTTTGATTTTTAATTCTGTACTCATTTTCTCTCCTATTATTAATATGCAACTTTTTACAATTTTTGAATATGAAAATATGTTTTCACAAATATGGAAAGTTTATGTGTTTTAAATAAAAAAGGAATAAAATTAAGTTGATAGAAAATTTTAATATTAAGGAGAAATATAAATGAAAAAAATGAAAGCATTCGTTGTTCGCTCACCAAAAAACTGAAGCGTAGAAGAAGTTGCAATTCCAGAACCAAAGGAAAAAGAAGTTCTTATTAGAATGGAAACAAGCGGAATTTGCCACACCGACTTACATGCAGCTAATTTTGACTGATTAGTTGAACCTAAATATCCATTAATTCCTGGACACGAAGGAATCGGTATTGTTGAAAAATTAGGACCTGGATGTACACACCTTAAAGTTGGAGACAGAGTTTGTTTGGCTTGATTACACGACGCTTGTGGACACTGTGAATACTGTTTAACAGGTAAGGAAACTCTTTGTGCAAACCAAAATATGTCTGCATATACAAAAGATGGATCATTCGCTGAATACGCAATTGGACACGAAGACTATGTTGGAATCGTACCTAAAGAATTAGACGTTATTACTGGTGCACCTGTTGTATGTGCTGGGGTTACAACTTATAAAGCAATTAAACAAGCAAAATTAAAACCAGGTGAATATGTTGCTGTTATTGGTGTTGGTGGACTTGGTCAATTAGCAATTCAATACGCAAAATCAATGGGATATAGACCAATTGGTATTGACTTAACAAACGAAAAAGTTGAATTAGCTAAAAAATCAGGTGCTGAATTTGCTTTTAACTCAAAAGAAGTTAATGCAGTTGAAGAAGTTATTAAAGCAACAAAAGGTGGAGTACACGCAGTTGTAAATACATCAGTTTCTACAAAAGCAGCTTACGATGGTATGAACATGTTAAGACGTGGTGGACGTCAAGTACTTGTTGGATTACCAGCTAAAGACTCATTAGGAAGAGATGAATTCCCAGTTTCAGTATTCTGAACAGTATTATTTGAACGTGAACTAGCAGGATCAATTGTTGGTACAAGAAAAGATTTAGCTGAAGCTCTTGACTATGCAGCTCGTGGAGAAGTTAAATCTGAAGTAACAAAAGTGGTGAAACTAGAAGAAGTTGCTGACATTTTTGAAAAACTTGAAAAAGGTGAATTTTTAGGAAGAGCTGTTATCGACTTTCGTAAATAATTAAAAGTTTTTTAAAACATAAGGTTTAAGACCTTGTGTTTTTTTATGCAAAAAGCAATTTTGAGCTCTAAAATTAACACTTTATTTTTAAGCAGCAAAAATTTTTCCAGCAATAAAAGTAACCATTGTACTTTTAGGATGAATTTTAAGAGTAAAAAATTATTTTTTATCATTTTTTCTCAGCAAAAAATTAACTTTTACTTTTGTAAGTATTTCCATTTTTGTCATTTAGAACAAAAACACTCAAATTACATTTTTGTATAAAAAGTTTATAATTTCAAAGAAATTGTTAAATATAATATTTCATCTTAGGAGAACACGAATGAGAATAGCATTTTTTGATGCAAAAGAATATGATAAAAAATATTTTGACGCCGTAAATAACGGAAGACATGAAATTGTTTATTTCAAAGAAAATTTAGGTATTGATACTGTAAAATTAGCTCAAGGATTTGACGCAGTTTGTGGTTTTGTTAATACCTATGGTGATAAATTTATTTTAGAATTATTAGCTAAATCAGGTGTTAAATTTTGATTGCAAAGATCGATGGGATACAACAAAGTTGACTTAGCTAAAGCTGCTGAAGTAGGAATCGAAGTTTTTAGAATTCCTAACTATTCAGCTGAATCAGTTGCAGAATTCGCAATGTCAGCTATGATGTCATTAAATCGTAAATTAATCGTTGCTTCACACCGTGTAAAAAACTATAATTTCTCACTTAATGGATTAGACGGACTTTGTGTTCATGGTTCAACCATTGGTGTTATTGGTGGTGGAAAAATCGGTCAAGCTTTCATCAGAATCGCCAAAGGGATGGGAGCAAAAGTTTTAGTATTTGATACATTCAACGAAACAAACTTCCCTTACTTAGCTGACCAATTAGGTTTTGAATATGCACCACTTACAAAATTATTAAAAGAAAGTGATTTTATTTCACTTCATGCACCTTTATTACCATCAACTCGTTACGTTATCGATGAAGACGCGATTGCAATTATGAAAAAAGGAGCAGTTTTAGTTAATACTGCTCGTGGTGAATTAATGGACATTAAAGCTGTTATTAAAGGTCTTAAAGAAGGAATTATTTCAGGATTAGCTTCTGACGTGCTTGAACGTGAAGAGGGACGTTTCTACGAAGATATCTCAGATAAAGCTGAAGAATACAAAAAAATCGATCCTGAATGAAGAGAATTACTTGAAATGGATAATGTTTTAATTACTTCTCACCAAGCTTTCTTAACAAACGTTGCTTTAACACAAATTGCTAAAATTACTTTAGATAATGCTGATATGGCTGAAAAAGGCGACTTCTCAAAAGCACTTAAATTATTAGAAAACGGACGTGTACAGAACGGATAGTAGAACGGAAAATATGGAAACTCAGAAAAAAAGTTTATCAAACAGGTTTAAAGATTCTTTTTATTTGTTTAAATTTGGAGCGAAAAATAGACCATTCGCTCAAGAACCTAAAAATGTAAAAACTTGATTAATTCATGCTCTTAGTGAATTTATCGGAACTATTTTTATTTCACTTGGATTAGCAGGTTTAAGTACTTATATTAATGGTGAAGCTGTTATTGAAGAGTACTTAGGTCACTTAATTATTGTTGGATTTTTTGCTGGATTTGTAATTGTTGGATTATGTTTATTTATTTTCTTAAGATGAAGCTGTGATTTAAACCCTGCTGTTACTCTAACAAGATGATTAAACGGAACTAATACAACACGTTACGCTTTAATGAAATTTGTAATGCAATTTTTAGGAGCTTTAGTAGCTGCAGCTATTATTTATGCTGCTGGTACATCAGCAGCAAAACACGGTTTACACAATGAACCAATCCAAGCTTTAAAAGCTGCAAGCAAGGATTTATTAGGTGAACAAAACAATGCTTCATTAATTGATGGTTCATTATGAATCTTCTTTATTGAGTTAGTTATGACTGCAATTCTTTTATTCCCTATCTTCTCACCAAATATTCGTGATGAATATCGTGATTTATTAATTATGTTCATTATTTCATTGGACGTATGAATGGGAATTTTAGGTGGTACTGCTGCAATTAACCCTGCACGTGGACTTGCACAACAATTACCATCATTGATTTTCCAACAAAAAGAATTAGCAACAAACAATTTAACTTTATCAGTGCAATACGGGACAATTGCAATGGTATTAGGAAGTTGATTATCACCATTCTTATACTTAGGTGTTGCCGGATTTACTAGAGAATTCGTTAACCCTTGAGTTGTTGGGATTATTAAATTCAAAAACACTAGATCTGAAAACATGACAACGCCAAATCAAAAGTAAATAAGTCGAAAAAGAAAATGTTGCAAATTAATCTTGCAACATTTTTTCTTTGTCTTTTAATCTAATTCAGCCACACCAGTGTAAAGTTTGTAGTAATTTTGTTTAAGTGCTAAAAGCTCTTTGTGTGTTCCTTTTTCGAGAATTTTACCATGCTCGAGAACCACAATTAAGTCTGAGTTTTTGATTGTGCTTAAACGGTGTGCAATCACGAAACTCCTGCGTTTCCCAGTTCCTAGTATAAAATTTAAAAATCAAGTCATAACAAAACTGTTTTTATGACAAAAATATGTTGAATTGAGTCAAAAAATTGCTTATTTGACATGTTTTTTATAAAGAAATAATAAAATTTTGGTATAAAAAGTTAAAAAAACATAGAAATTTATCAAATTTAACCAAGTTATTTATATTTTATACTATTTTTACTAGTAAATTTTAGTATTTTTATATATTTATTTTATAAATATATAGGTGTATAAAACAAGTAAAAATACCCTTAAGTGGGAAACGTAGGAAAAGTAAATAAGTCGAAAAAGAAAATGTTGCAAATTAATCTTGCAACATTTTTTCTTTGTCTTTTAATCTAATTCAGCCACACCAGTGTAAAGTTTGTAGTAATTTTGTTTAAGTGCTAAAAGCTCTTTGTGCGTTCCTTTTTCGAGAATTTTACCATGCTCGAGAACCACAATTAAGTCTGAGTTTTTGATTGTGCTTAAACGGTGTGCAATCACGAAACTAGTTCTTTGGTGCATTAAATTATCTAATGCTTGCTGAATTAATTTTTCTGTTTGAGTATCAATTGTACTTGTTGCTTCATCTAAAATCAACATCACTGGATTTAAAGCACTGGTGCGGGCAATTGATAACAATTGTTTTTGTCCCTGTGAAAGTCCCTCGGCTGAGTTTTCTAGAATTGTATTATAGCCATCGTGCAACATAGTGATAAAGTCATTTGCATTTGCCACTGTTGCTGCACTGACAATAACATTATCTTCACAATGATCAAGACCATACGAAATATTTTCGTTAACACTCTTACTAAAAAGTGAAGTATCTTGAAGTACTAATCCCATCGATTTTCTCAAGTCATCTTTGTTGATGTCTTTAATATCGATACCATCTAAATAAATGTGTCCCTCTGTGGTCTCGTAAAATCGACTTAATAGGTTAGCGATTGTAGTCTTACCTGCCCCAGTCGAACCAACTAAAGCCACTTTTTGTCCTGGTTTAACATCTAAGTTAAAGTTATCGATAATTTTCTTTTCTGGTGAGTAACTAAATGATACATTTTCAAATTTAACTGCCCCTAGTGCTGGTATGTAGTTAATTTGTTGTGTAACCTTGTCGCTCACTTTCCAGTAGAAGTCATAAAAGTTAGTATTTGAATTTGTAAATGATGAATCATTTTGAATTAATTGTTCTTTAGTTAATAATTTGACATTTCCATTTGATTCTTCTGGCGTTCTTTCAAGAACATCAACCACACGAGAAAATCCAGCAATTGCTAAACTAATTGAGTTTAATTGTTGTGAAACTTGTCCAATAGGTGCAATAAAACTTCTTGAGTATTGTAAGAAAGTAATTAATGTACCAATGCTAATGTTCATTCAAGTTGTCCCTCATTGGTTTTGATAGTAGAATAAAGTACCACCAATAACAGCCATGAGTGCAAAATTTACATTCCCCATGTTCATGAGCACGGGCATTATTATATTTACTCAAAATTTGGATTTATAATCATTTTCATAAAGTTTGTCATTTTTAACTTTAAGATTTTCGACTGATTTTTTTTCATAGTTAAAGACTTTAACAATCTTAATCCCCTCAATCATTTCAGTTAAATAACCATTAACTGTCCCCAGCGACGATTGACGTGCACTAAAGTATTTAATTGATTTTTTACCTAAGATTTGTGCTAAGAACATTAATATTACAACCATTAATAAAACTAAAATTGTTAAGAATCAACTATAGTAAATCATCATTACTAATGAAAATAAAATTGAGAATATAGCATTAAAGATTTGTGGAATACTTTGTGAAAGCATGTCCCTTAATGCATCGATATCATTAGTAAAAATACTTGTGATATTACCTTTAAGTTGCGTATCAAAGTAACCTAATGGTAATTTTTGAATGTATCCATAAAGTTGGTCACGCAATTTTTTGATAGTTCTGTGTGTAACTACCACTGCAATTTGGCTCGAAATCAATGAACAGGCAATTGATATTAAAAACATTGCACCAAGAATTAACATCGAATTTGTAAATCCTGTATTGTCGAAATTACCTGTAATAAAGTAAGGAACTAAATATTTTTCAAAAACAACATTTCCTAAAAATGATTGTGCGTAAATAAATATTCCAGATGATATGAAAATTGTTAAAAATACTAAGAAATAAGATACTTTGTTATATTTTCAAATGAATTTTAATAATTTTTTAAATGATCCAGATTTAATTGGTGGACGTTTTCTTTTTTTACTCATTATCGCCCTCCTGTGTTTGTGAAACATACAATCCATGATAGAATTTATTGTTTTTTAATAGTTCATTATGAGTACCAAAAGCTTCAATTTCACCATTATTCATAACAATAATTTTATCCGCATGCTCAATTGAATTGATTCTTTGAGCGATAATTAATTTAGTTGTATCTTTTAAATTTTTCTCAAACGCATTTTGAATTAATTTTTGAGTTCTATTATCCACTGCAGATGTTGAATCGTCTAAAATTAAGATTTTTGGTTTTTTAATCAAAGCACGAGCGATACATAAACGTTGTTTTTGTCCACCTGAGAAGTTATTTCCTTTTTCTTCAACAATTTGATTTAGTCCCTCGTCTTTTGAAAAGACAAAATCATAAGCAGCTGAGTTTTTAAGTGCAGTCTTAATTTCTTCATCGCTAGCACTTAAATTACCTCATTTCATGTTTTCTCTTAAAGTACCTTTAAATAAGGTATTTTTTTGTAAAACAATTGAAATTGCATCTCTTAAATTCATTAAGTCATATTCCTGAATTGGAGTACCTGCGATTTTTAATTCACCTTCGCTAATGTCGTATAAACGAGGTAATAATTGTACTAAAGTACTTTTTCCTGATCCTGTTTTTCCAATAATTCCAATTGTTTCACCAGAATTGATTTTTAAATTAATGTTTTTTAAGTTTTTTATATTCGTATCTGAATTATATTTAAACGATACATTGTTAAATTCAATTGAACCGTCTAAAATTTCTTTTTTACCATTTTGTGGTGAAGTAATTGATGGTTTTTCATTCAATACTTCTTTAATCCGGATTGAACTTTGATGAGCAATTGTTACCATCACAAATACCATAGAAGCTAACATCAGTGACATTACCACTTGTCACATGTATGAAATTAAAGCAATTAATTCACTTCATTCCATGTTGCGACTTACAACTGATTTAGTACCAACAAATAAAATTAAAAATGTTAGTCCATAAATAGTTAAGAATAATACTGGACTATTAAGTGCAACTAAACGCTCACTTTTTATTGAGATTTTTTTTAGCCTTGCAGTTAAGTTTTGAACCTCTTCTAATTCTTTTTCTTCTGTAACAAAGGCTTTAATTGTTTTTATTGCATAGATATTTTCTTTGATTTTATTGTTTAATCTATCATATGATTTAAGCATTTTACCAAAAAGCGGAAATGCAAAACCAATAATTAAGGATAACATAATTGTTAGTGCTAAAACAGCTCCTAAGAAAATGGTAGCCATTTTAGTATTAATTGTAAATGCCATTACAATCGCACCGACTAACATAATTGGTGCTCTTACTAAGGTACGAATAATTTGCATGTAAGCATTTTGTACGTTAGTAATATCATTGGTTAGTCTAATCATTAAACTACCAGTTGTATATTTATCTAAGTTTGAGAATGAAAATTTTTGAATGTTGGCAAACATATTCATTCTTAAATTACGTGCAATTCCAGCTGCACCTTTTGATGAGGCGATTCCACTTAAGACACCAAAAATAATTGATCCAATTGCTAAAGAAAATAAAATCGATCCTCATTTAAAGAGTTGAGCTAAAATGACTTTACCATTGCTTGTATCAAAAGAATCTTGAAGTAAATAAGCATTAACTTTTGGCATAAAAAGTTGAATTACAACTTCTAAAATAACAAAAAAAGCTGATAAAAATGATACAGTTCGATATCCTTTTGTTTGATCTCATCAACTGACACTTTTAATTTGATTGTAAATCACATCAACTTTTTTATCTCGTTTTGATCTCATCTTTCTCCTTTCGTTTTTTATAAATAAATTTTATATTTTTGATCAATTTAACTAGAAAATTCTTAATTTTTTGAATTTTGAATAAGTTATAATTTCCATCTTTTTTCTGTGCAAAAATAAATTTATACCTAATCCTTTTTTGAAATTTTCACTAATAACAAGGTATAATATTTTAAAAAATAATAATTAAATATAAAGAGAGGAATTTAAAATGACAAATAAGCAGAAAATGATAATTTGGATTTTGTCATCTTTAGTAGCTTTGTCATTGGCTATCTTTTTTACGGTTTTTACTTTTTATAGTCAAAATTTAATCGTTTTTCGAATTCTGGCTTTCTTGACAATTTTGGCCTTTCTTTCAATTTTTATCGTAGTAGTTTATTTTGCAATTAATAATTTTGCAAAATCACGTGACTTGGTTAAAAAATCATTTAACAACTATATTGAAGACATTATTACAAATAATAATTTCGGAATAATTATTTTCGATTCAAGTGAAAAAATTTTATGAATGAGTAATTTTATCCGTGCTCGGTTTAGTAAAAAGGTGATTGGCTCATCAATTAAAGAATTTTTTGATGAATTTGCTCCAAATGTTAAAAATGCACTGTATAAAAGTTCGTTTAACTTTGAATTTAACAATCTTGAATATGAAGTTCAAGTTTGACCACTGAAAAATACAATTAGCATTCGTGATGTAACTTATGAAAGTAACATTATAAAGGAATCAAAACAACAAAAAATTGTAATTGGTGAAATTGAAATTGATAACTTTCAACTTTATCAATCTATTTTAAGTGAAGAACAATTATTCAATATTAACAAATGTATTATTAACTCAATTGAAAAATACGTTAAAGATCCTGAATATAATTTATTCTATCGTCAATATACGAACGGAAAATACGTGATTATTTGCAATGAATTGACTTTGGAAAAATTACTAGAGGACCAATTTAGAAGCTTTTTAAGTTTTAACGATTCGGACATTTTCATGCGTGATAATAATCGCTTAAGTATCTCAGCCGGATTCGCTAGGGGATGGCCGAGTTTGAATTTAAAAATCGAACAAGCTAAAAAAGCATTATTACAAGCTCAGAACCGGGGTGGGGACCAAGTAGCAATCTTTTCAAATGATTCAGTTCCTATTTACTTTGGTTCTTCAAGTGAAATTATGGCGGATAATAACCGTACTGAAATTAAATTGATCGCTCATTTATTTGAAAAGAAATTGCAATCAAGCGATATTCAAAATGTGATAATTTATGGTCACTCACTTTCTGATTTAGACGCAGTAGGAAGTGCTTACGCAATTTATAAAATTGCTAAAAATTATGGTAAAAGAGCAAATATTTGTAATTACACATTCGATTCGACTGCTGATAAGTTTTTACGTAGTCAAAACTTACTCAAGAGTGATATTTTTATTAAGTCTCATCTAGCGAATAAAATTACAAACGAACACACCTTGGTAGTATTTGTGGACAATTCAAATCCAAATCGTACCGATAATAAGGATGCAATTTTAAATGCTAAGGCGGAAAATATTTTTATTTTCGATCACCACCGTGTTGGAGAAAGTGTTGATTTTTGTCCGCGTAGCAATCGTTATATTGATCCAAATGCTTCAAGTGCGTGTGAAATTGTGACTGAATTGATTACATTTATGAATACCAATAATAAGATTTCTGCTAATACAGCACAATTTTTATTAAACGGAATTTACTTAGATACAGCACAATTCACAAAATCAGTTACACCAAGAGCCTTTAGTGCTTCGTCATGATTGGAGTCTAAAGGTGCTCGTGGTTCATTAAGTAGTGAATTATTAAAAATTGATGAAAAAACAGCAAAAATAGTTCAAGATTTATTAAAGAATGTTCAAGAAATCAAAAAAGGATATTATTTAGCCTATAGCAATATTGAAGTGGAAAATGACATTATTAGTATTGCAGCTAATGAAATTTTAAAAATAAGCGGACGTCATGCGAGTTTTGTGGTGGCCAAGTTAAGCAGTACCAACAAATACAAATTAAGTGCTCGCGGAATGAATACAAACGTCCAAGTAATCTGTGAAGCAGTTGGAGGTGGTGGACACTTTAGTACAGCAGCTGCAGTAACCAACGAACCGTTAGATGTGTTCGTGGACAACATAAAACAAGCAATAGTAGGGAGTTTAAGAGATGAAAGTAATATTGATTAAAGACTGTAAAGATGGAAAAGCAAACACAATTATTGAAGTAGCCCCAGGGTACGCTAAAAACTTTTTAATTAATAAAGGGTTTGCATTACCATACAATGAATCAACTGCAAAAACATTAGAACGTAAATTAAATGAATTAAGTGCTGAAGAACACGAAAGAAGATCAAAAGCACTTGAATTAAAATCTAAATTAGAGGAAGTTAAATTAGAATATACACTTGAAGCTAATACTGATGCCAATTACAACTTAAACGTACATGGTTCAGTTTCGACAAAACACGTTGAAAAAGATTTAGCTAAATTAGGTTTCAAATTAGGAAAGCATGCAATTGAAAAAGTGCACTTAGTTTCTGAAGGTACTCACGAAATTAAAGTAGTTATTTATAAAGATATTACAGCGAAATTATTTATTAAAATCAAAATTAAAGAAATTAAATAACGGTAACTCAAATGAGTCAATCAAATAATTATATGAAACCACCAATTCAGATTGGGACAGTTAACAATCATCAGGGACAAATTCAAAATTTTACTTTTGACACGTCTAAATTACATGATATTGAATTAGAAGAAAAAATTTTAGGGATGATTTTAGCTAATGTTGAGATTTTGCATGAGTCCCTTATGTACCTTAGTGAAGAAGATTTTTATTTTATTGATAATAAAAATTTATTCTTGGTATTTAAACAGTTACAAAATCGTGCACAAGAATTAAAAACAATCAATATTAATGATGTTTTTACATTTATCGAACGCAATTTTAATGAAAATCACACACGTAAAATCACCTTATCATTTTTATCAAAAATCGCATTAAAAGCAGGTAATTACGACAATAAATTACTTTATTTTGAAGAATTAACCAAACTAACTAGTTTGCGAAAAATCTATAGTACTTTAGTTCATTCATTAAATAAATTAAATAACCCCGCAAATCTTGAAGTAAAAGATTTTGCTGCAGAAATTGAAGCTCAAATCACCGAAGCGAATTCAAATCGGAGCTTATCTTCATTTACTAGTATTTCCGATGCAGCAAACGAATACATCAGGGACTTGCAATACCGTCGTAATCTAGATGAAAATCATTTAGCAGGTGTCCCCTCTGGGATTCATAACTTAGACATTATGACACAAGGTTTTAAATCTGGTGAGCTCATTATTTTAGCTGCTAGGCCAGCGATGGGAAAGACTGCTTTTGCATTAAACATTTGTGTTAATGCTGCTTTAAGTAACCGAAGAGTTGCCTTTTTCAGTTTGGAGATGAGTAATATTCAACTTATGAGTCGGATTTTTTCCATTGTTTCCGGAGTTGAGGGAAATAAATTAAAAAAAGCAAGTCTTTTGGACTCACAAGATTGGACACGTTTATCAATTGCAAAACAAACTAAAATTGACCAAATGAACTTTTTTATAGATGATTCGAGTTCTTCAAAAATTGCCGAAATCGCTTGAAAAGCACGTCGTTTGAAAAAACTACATAATATTGATTTAATTGTGGTCGATTATCTGCAATTAATGACCGGTTCATCAAGGTCAAATGATAACCGTCAAAACGAGGTTTCGAAAATTTCTAGAACTCTCAAAGAACTCTCGCGTGAATTAGAAATTCCAATTATTGCACTTTCGCAATTGAGCAGAAGTGTGGAACAAAGAGAGGACAAACGTCCAATTCTTTCAGACTTGCGTGAAAGTGGAAGTATCGAACAAGACGCAGACATGGTTATGTTCCTATATCGAAACGATTATTATCAAAAGAAGCAAAATGAACGAATTTCAGATGAAATTGGTTCTGAAACAGATTTAATAATTGCAAAACACAGAAGTGGACCGACTGGATCGATCAAATTACGCTTTAATATGTCAATTTCTCGTTTTAGTGATCCGGTTGTTTCACTTAATAACACACAATTATTTAATAACAATAACAAATAAAAAACGAATTTTATAACAGGAGTTTAAAATGGATAGTTATTCCCGAAGTTGCAACAAAATAAGTAATATCAAAAAGGAGATTTCTCATGAGTAAAATTCTCCTAATAAGCTTATTTATAGTTGTATTATTATTCTTTATTCTTAGTGCAATTTTTAGTGGTGCCGAAACCGCTTATACATCAATTTCGATGGCAAAAGTGCACACAATGGTAGAAAATAATGAAGCAAGAGCAAAATTAATTCATAAACAACTCAAAAGATATAATCAAATTCTCACAACTATTTTAATCGCAAATAATATTGTTAATATTGGTTCTGCGACTTTAACAAGTTTTATTTTAAATCAACTTATTGGTAGCGGTGCACTCGTAACAATTGTCACCACCGCTTTAGTTACTCCAATTTTAGTGATTTTTAGTGAGATAATTCCAAAATTATTAGGTAAGAGTCATCCAGTTAAATACTTACAAATTTTTGGATACTTCATTGAATTTATTTACTGAGTTTTATGAATCTTTGCTTATCCATTAGGGAAGATTGGTAAAAAGGTTTATATAACAAATTCAGAAGATGAATTGAAAAAAATGATTGAAATAGCTCGTAATGAGGGAGTGCTTCAATCTGGGGAAAGTCTACTTGCACAAAATGCCCTTGACTTAGACTCGACCAAAGTTTCACAACATTATTTACGTCTTAAAGATGTGACCAGCATCGATTATCGTGCTAGCGTCCAAGATGCTTTAGAGCTATTCAAGGAGACTAATTATTCACGTATCCCAGTGGTCAAAAAAGACGAATTAATTGGAATTATAATGTTAAAAGATCTATATCATCTTAAACGCGGTAAGATTATTAACTATATTATTCATGTCCCTTTTATTTCAACTAATTCTGTTTTAACTAGTGCTTTGGAAAAATTAAGACGAGCTAGAGTACAGATGGGATTTGTTGTTGAAAATAACAACTCAACCAGAGTCTTGGGAATAATTACCGTTGAAGACATTATTGAAGAGCTAGTTGGTGAAATTTACGATGAAACTGACGAAGCTGAATCAATTTTTGAAATTTCACTTGAACAAAGTGAGGTTCATGCAAATGTCAAGGTCAAAGATGTCTTTAAACAATTAGATATTGATGATGACACTTTAGATGATGAAGATTACGAATTGACTTTAGGTAAATGAATGTTGAAAAT is from Mycoplasmopsis pullorum and encodes:
- a CDS encoding CNNM domain-containing protein; the protein is MSKILLISLFIVVLLFFILSAIFSGAETAYTSISMAKVHTMVENNEARAKLIHKQLKRYNQILTTILIANNIVNIGSATLTSFILNQLIGSGALVTIVTTALVTPILVIFSEIIPKLLGKSHPVKYLQIFGYFIEFIYWVLWIFAYPLGKIGKKVYITNSEDELKKMIEIARNEGVLQSGESLLAQNALDLDSTKVSQHYLRLKDVTSIDYRASVQDALELFKETNYSRIPVVKKDELIGIIMLKDLYHLKRGKIINYIIHVPFISTNSVLTSALEKLRRARVQMGFVVENNNSTRVLGIITVEDIIEELVGEIYDETDEAESIFEISLEQSEVHANVKVKDVFKQLDIDDDTLDDEDYELTLGKWMLKMTNKQKLNKNLRFNLDKVASFKVIQSKNKENKVAIIGINKY